One stretch of Pseudoramibacter sp. DNA includes these proteins:
- the thiC gene encoding phosphomethylpyrimidine synthase ThiC produces the protein MENYATQMDAAKRGIVTPEMEKVAAKERRTPEQIRKWVADGQVVIPANVAHKSLDPNGIGRMLKTKINVNLGVSRDCKDYDIEMQKVQNAVDLGAEAIMDLSSHGNTQPFRRKLCRECPAMVGTVPVYDAVIHYQRDLNTLSAKDFIDVVRLHAEDGVDFVTLHCGINRKTIEEIKAGKRKMNLVSRGGSLIFAWMSMTGEENPFYTYYDEVLDICREYDVTISLGDACRPGCLADASDSCQIGELLRLGELVQRAWDKDVQVMVEGPGHMPMDQIAANMKIQQTVCKGAPFYVLGPLVTDIAPGYDHITAAIGGAIAAMSGAAFLCYVTPAEHLALPDVNDVKEGIIASRIAAHAADIAKGVPGAREQDDRMAEARQKLDWDAQWQEALDPETAKAVRASRAPEQEETCSMCGKFCAVRSINKALAGEMIDIL, from the coding sequence ATGGAAAATTACGCAACACAGATGGATGCGGCAAAACGCGGCATCGTCACACCGGAAATGGAAAAGGTGGCGGCCAAGGAAAGACGGACGCCGGAACAGATTCGAAAATGGGTCGCCGACGGGCAGGTGGTCATTCCCGCCAATGTGGCCCATAAATCATTAGATCCCAACGGCATCGGCCGGATGCTTAAGACGAAAATCAACGTCAATTTGGGCGTGAGCCGGGACTGCAAAGACTACGACATTGAAATGCAGAAGGTGCAGAACGCGGTGGACCTCGGCGCCGAAGCGATCATGGACTTGTCCAGCCACGGCAACACCCAGCCCTTCCGCCGGAAACTCTGTCGGGAATGTCCGGCGATGGTCGGCACGGTGCCGGTGTATGACGCGGTGATTCACTACCAGCGGGATTTAAACACCCTGTCGGCCAAGGACTTCATCGACGTGGTGCGCCTCCACGCTGAAGACGGGGTGGATTTCGTCACCCTCCACTGCGGCATCAACCGCAAGACCATCGAAGAAATCAAAGCGGGCAAGCGGAAGATGAACCTCGTGAGCCGGGGCGGCAGCCTGATTTTCGCGTGGATGTCCATGACCGGAGAAGAAAATCCGTTTTATACGTACTACGACGAAGTTCTCGATATCTGCCGGGAATACGACGTGACGATCAGCCTCGGAGACGCGTGCCGGCCGGGGTGCCTCGCCGACGCCTCTGACAGCTGCCAGATCGGCGAACTTCTGCGCCTCGGGGAACTGGTGCAGCGGGCCTGGGACAAAGACGTCCAGGTCATGGTCGAAGGGCCGGGCCACATGCCCATGGATCAGATCGCGGCCAACATGAAGATTCAGCAGACCGTGTGCAAAGGGGCGCCGTTCTACGTCCTCGGGCCTTTGGTCACGGATATCGCCCCGGGGTACGACCACATCACGGCGGCCATCGGCGGCGCCATCGCGGCCATGAGCGGCGCGGCCTTTCTGTGCTACGTGACCCCGGCGGAACATCTGGCCCTGCCGGACGTCAATGACGTGAAAGAAGGGATCATCGCCAGCCGGATCGCCGCCCACGCCGCAGACATCGCCAAAGGCGTGCCGGGCGCGAGGGAACAGGACGACCGGATGGCCGAAGCCCGGCAGAAGCTCGACTGGGACGCCCAGTGGCAAGAAGCATTAGATCCGGAAACGGCGAAGGCGGTTCGGGCAAGCCGCGCCCCGGAACAGGAAGAAACCTGCAGCATGTGCGGAAAATTCTGCGCGGTGCGGAGCATCAACAAGGCCCTGGCCGGAGAAATGATCGATATTTTATAA
- a CDS encoding NAD(P)-dependent oxidoreductase — MRKILRGAEHQQGPGRRNDRYFIRQRRLWKNRDFDVIGFGRHDNNTKAQHYVKKDLFDLTADDLKGFDAVVDAFGAWTEDTLPLHSTSLKHLCDILSGTDTRLVIVGGAGSLYVDADHTTQLVDTPDFPDAFKPLATAMGKALSELRSRDDVKWTYISPAADFQADGERTGKYLLAGETFTLNEKGESVISYADYAIALVDEIEKGDHIQERISAVRA, encoded by the coding sequence GTGCGGAAAATTCTGCGCGGTGCGGAGCATCAACAAGGCCCTGGCCGGAGAAATGATCGATATTTTATAAGACAGCGCCGTCTCTGGAAAAACAGGGACTTTGACGTCATCGGCTTTGGCCGTCACGACAACAATACCAAGGCCCAGCATTATGTGAAGAAAGATCTTTTTGATCTTACAGCAGACGATCTTAAGGGATTCGATGCGGTTGTCGACGCCTTTGGCGCCTGGACCGAAGACACCCTGCCCCTGCACAGCACGTCGCTGAAGCACCTGTGCGACATTTTGAGCGGCACGGACACCCGTCTGGTGATCGTCGGCGGCGCCGGCAGCCTGTACGTCGATGCTGATCACACCACTCAGCTCGTCGATACTCCGGATTTCCCGGATGCCTTCAAACCTCTGGCCACAGCCATGGGCAAGGCATTAAGCGAACTGCGCAGCCGAGACGACGTCAAGTGGACGTACATTTCGCCGGCCGCAGATTTCCAAGCTGACGGCGAACGCACCGGAAAATATCTCCTTGCCGGCGAAACATTTACTTTAAATGAAAAAGGCGAAAGTGTGATTTCCTACGCTGACTACGCCATCGCTTTGGTCGATGAAATCGAAAAAGGGGATCACATCCAGGAACGGATTTCAGCGGTCAGAGCGTAA
- a CDS encoding C-GCAxxG-C-C family protein, with translation MSEFLDRAKALREDPNVHYNCAQGVLIPFAEKMGLKPEQAFKLAAHFGSGMRSGLTCGAVTGGLMALGIMGADAPEDAHAFLREMRENHNGIIDCAHLLAANAKTGTPKKVHCDGMVYEAVKNVEEILKAKGLID, from the coding sequence ATGTCTGAATTTTTAGACCGGGCGAAAGCCCTTCGGGAAGATCCCAACGTGCATTACAACTGCGCCCAGGGGGTGCTCATTCCCTTTGCAGAAAAGATGGGACTCAAGCCGGAACAGGCTTTTAAGCTGGCGGCCCATTTCGGCAGCGGCATGCGCAGCGGCCTCACCTGCGGCGCGGTGACCGGCGGCCTCATGGCTCTGGGCATCATGGGGGCGGACGCGCCAGAAGACGCCCACGCCTTTCTGAGAGAGATGCGGGAAAACCACAACGGCATCATCGACTGTGCCCATCTCCTTGCAGCCAACGCGAAGACCGGCACGCCGAAAAAGGTGCACTGCGACGGCATGGTGTACGAGGCGGTGAAAAATGTCGAAGAAATTTTAAAGGCCAAGGGCCTCATTGATTGA
- a CDS encoding FGGY-family carbohydrate kinase, with protein MQYLIGIDAGTSNVKAVLFDALGREIRTEAIENEPIYVGEVGVEQNMSLLWDKIAVCIKQIVEAGPASKDDIAGIGVTGQGEGIWLVDENGEPLQNAILWCDGRAADEVAALTETRPELGELLFRTTGSPPLTGTQMVLLKWMADHRKDVLDRAAHMLFCKDWIRYKMTGIYAGDFSDGSTSAILDAQTGQPARQVFKALGLEKYADLVPPVKASADVAGGLTDEAAAALGLNPGTPVIAGAIDVVATAVGIGAIGVSDVCTILGTTCATETFRHKADCNFGGPQTRWLKHAVGDLFMNLQATMNGTPNLDWALNEVALTQDFDQIEAMIQDQPVGSGGVIYHPYVSAAGERAPFYDPHAKANFFGISAQTTRADLIHAVYEGITLSIKDCLRGLDANAKVYLAGGGAKSAVWAQMIADALGVQTIISAGSEFGAKGAAMMAGIAAGVYAHFEDAKRACCFAEKTYLPDPKKTERYDELYGIYVELREAMADPWRRRAAFLK; from the coding sequence ATGCAGTATTTAATTGGAATTGATGCGGGAACCTCCAATGTCAAGGCGGTGCTTTTTGACGCTTTGGGGCGGGAAATCCGGACAGAGGCCATCGAAAACGAGCCGATTTATGTCGGCGAGGTGGGCGTGGAACAAAACATGAGCCTGCTGTGGGACAAAATCGCGGTGTGTATCAAGCAGATCGTCGAAGCGGGGCCGGCGTCCAAGGACGACATCGCCGGCATCGGCGTCACCGGCCAGGGCGAAGGAATTTGGCTCGTGGACGAAAACGGCGAGCCGCTGCAGAACGCCATTTTGTGGTGCGACGGCCGCGCGGCGGATGAGGTGGCGGCGCTCACCGAAACCCGGCCGGAACTCGGGGAGCTGCTGTTTAGGACCACAGGTTCGCCGCCGCTCACCGGCACCCAGATGGTGCTGCTCAAATGGATGGCGGACCACCGGAAGGACGTGCTGGACCGGGCCGCCCACATGCTGTTCTGCAAAGACTGGATCCGCTACAAGATGACCGGTATTTACGCCGGGGATTTCAGCGACGGTTCGACTTCCGCCATCCTCGACGCCCAGACGGGCCAGCCGGCCCGGCAGGTGTTCAAAGCCCTGGGCCTTGAAAAATACGCAGACCTCGTGCCGCCGGTGAAAGCGTCGGCGGACGTGGCCGGCGGCCTCACCGACGAAGCGGCGGCAGCTCTGGGGCTCAATCCCGGAACGCCGGTCATCGCCGGGGCCATCGACGTGGTCGCCACGGCCGTGGGCATCGGGGCCATCGGCGTCAGCGACGTGTGTACGATTCTCGGCACCACCTGCGCAACAGAGACGTTCCGCCACAAGGCGGACTGCAACTTCGGCGGGCCCCAGACCCGCTGGCTCAAGCACGCGGTGGGGGATTTGTTCATGAACCTCCAGGCCACGATGAACGGCACCCCGAATCTGGACTGGGCCCTGAACGAAGTGGCCCTGACCCAGGATTTTGATCAGATCGAAGCGATGATTCAAGATCAGCCCGTGGGCAGCGGCGGCGTGATCTACCACCCCTACGTCAGTGCGGCCGGGGAACGGGCGCCGTTCTACGATCCCCACGCCAAGGCCAATTTCTTCGGTATCAGCGCCCAGACGACCCGGGCAGATCTGATTCACGCGGTGTACGAAGGGATCACCCTGTCCATCAAGGACTGTCTCCGGGGCCTCGACGCCAACGCGAAGGTCTACCTCGCCGGAGGCGGGGCCAAGAGCGCGGTGTGGGCTCAGATGATCGCCGACGCCCTCGGGGTGCAGACGATCATTTCCGCGGGCAGCGAATTCGGCGCCAAGGGTGCGGCGATGATGGCCGGCATCGCCGCAGGGGTCTACGCCCATTTTGAAGACGCCAAGCGGGCGTGCTGCTTCGCCGAAAAGACCTATCTGCCCGACCCGAAGAAAACCGAACGCTACGACGAGCTTTACGGCATCTACGTCGAACTCCGGGAAGCCATGGCAGACCCGTGGCGCAGACGCGCGGCTTTTTTGAAATAG
- a CDS encoding L-fuculose-phosphate aldolase: protein MLLEQERIDVVKYCKKLITAGLTTGTGGNISILNREKGLYAISPSGMDYFETEPEDVVVMDLEGQVVDGRRKPSSEHALHRVFYTRRDDIDAVVHTHSTYCTVLATLREGLPASNYLVAFAGPDVRCSAYASYGTPELAEAAFEAMTDRKAALLANHGMVAGAKTVAGAFNIADQLEQCAKVYVLARAIGKPVLLDDDEMADMVVRFRDEYGQKKIKK, encoded by the coding sequence ATGCTGCTCGAACAAGAACGCATCGACGTGGTGAAATACTGCAAGAAGCTCATCACCGCAGGGTTAACCACAGGGACCGGCGGCAACATCAGCATTTTAAACCGGGAAAAGGGGCTGTACGCCATCAGTCCCTCGGGCATGGATTATTTTGAAACCGAGCCCGAAGACGTGGTGGTCATGGATTTAGAGGGGCAGGTCGTGGACGGCAGGCGCAAACCCTCCAGCGAACACGCCCTGCACCGGGTGTTTTATACGAGACGGGATGACATCGACGCCGTGGTGCACACTCATTCGACCTACTGCACAGTGCTGGCGACCCTTCGGGAAGGGCTGCCGGCGTCCAACTACCTCGTCGCCTTTGCTGGGCCGGACGTGCGCTGCTCGGCCTACGCGTCCTACGGCACTCCGGAACTGGCCGAAGCGGCCTTTGAGGCGATGACCGACCGGAAGGCGGCGCTGCTGGCGAACCACGGTATGGTGGCCGGGGCAAAAACTGTCGCCGGGGCCTTCAATATCGCCGACCAGCTGGAACAATGCGCGAAGGTCTACGTGCTGGCCCGGGCCATCGGGAAGCCGGTGCTTTTGGACGACGATGAAATGGCGGACATGGTGGTCCGCTTCCGGGACGAATACGGCCAGAAAAAAATCAAAAAATAA
- a CDS encoding glycerol dehydrogenase: protein MNKVFISPSKYVQGAGAMNDLGDYAKKLGDKALILISEGGIKRQGDQIKASFKAADAACVFEHFNGECCSSEIERLVQIVKDTSADVVVGVGGGKIFDTAKAVAYKAGTPVIIAPTIASTDAPCSALSVIYTEDGVFESYLFLPSNPNVVLMDTDIIAKSPLRFTVSGMGDAMATYFEARACYQSGAVTCASGKVSEAALGIARLCYDTLRAEGLKAKLALAGGACTEAVEKVIEANTLLSGIGFESGGLAGAHAIHNGLTVLPECHAMQHGEKVNFGTLTQLVLENIPEDDLVDILSWMVEIGLPVTLGQLGITDLSREHLMPVAEAACAEDDTLHNLPVEVNPEKVVNALLAADQYGRAMLDED, encoded by the coding sequence ATGAATAAGGTTTTTATCTCACCGTCAAAGTATGTCCAGGGTGCTGGCGCGATGAACGATTTGGGGGATTACGCGAAGAAACTGGGCGATAAGGCGCTGATTCTGATTTCCGAAGGCGGCATCAAACGCCAGGGCGATCAGATCAAAGCCAGTTTTAAAGCGGCGGATGCGGCATGTGTGTTTGAACACTTCAACGGCGAATGCTGCAGCAGCGAAATCGAACGACTCGTTCAAATTGTCAAAGATACATCAGCGGATGTGGTCGTCGGGGTCGGCGGCGGCAAGATTTTCGACACTGCGAAGGCGGTTGCTTACAAAGCCGGCACGCCGGTGATCATCGCGCCGACCATCGCCTCGACGGATGCGCCGTGCTCGGCGCTGTCGGTTATCTACACTGAAGACGGCGTCTTTGAAAGCTATTTATTCCTGCCGAGCAACCCGAATGTGGTGCTGATGGATACGGACATCATCGCGAAGAGTCCGCTGCGCTTCACGGTTTCCGGCATGGGCGACGCCATGGCGACCTATTTCGAAGCCCGGGCGTGTTATCAGTCCGGCGCGGTTACCTGCGCGTCGGGGAAGGTCAGCGAAGCGGCCCTGGGGATCGCGCGGCTGTGCTACGACACCCTGCGGGCAGAAGGGCTGAAGGCGAAACTCGCCCTGGCCGGCGGCGCCTGCACCGAAGCGGTGGAAAAAGTCATCGAAGCGAATACGCTGCTTTCGGGCATTGGGTTTGAATCCGGCGGGCTGGCCGGCGCCCACGCCATTCACAATGGCTTGACGGTGCTGCCGGAATGCCACGCCATGCAGCACGGCGAAAAGGTCAATTTCGGGACTCTGACTCAGCTGGTGCTCGAAAACATTCCCGAAGACGATCTCGTGGATATTTTGAGCTGGATGGTCGAAATCGGCCTGCCGGTCACCCTCGGACAGCTCGGCATCACGGATTTGAGCCGTGAACATCTGATGCCGGTGGCCGAAGCCGCCTGCGCGGAAGACGACACCCTGCACAACCTGCCGGTGGAAGTCAATCCGGAAAAGGTGGTCAACGCGCTTCTCGCTGCGGATCAGTACGGACGGGCGATGCTGGACGAAGATTAA
- a CDS encoding Cys-Gln thioester bond-forming surface protein, whose product MKKFLTALLTAALALTVGLPVFAQSSSSTFAIQYDSNDMHYVPAATAKLANADDKFILYCMNADLHWPHQEATIATEVPDYTEDASYLKASDFKSTDDYNAFMRKLKIILYAGYPYNGLGLYTIEKDGQISEAEFNKLLVVPDSIRSDFKDILGDTTFSYSDWTSKNTANLNKLVTFVNTVSRAYVSDPSAKTASGMTYQEVYASNFFQAAEAVKNAESNSQTPLEEYSSTHGLLTEANAYKATQYAVWELMNEYGVANNTTFKPYGNYYHPFADTLYDTANGSDMQILDGKPDSSKISISGNTTMTYDATQKKWISGDLTVNEPSNYNGTYTISVPDGVSVETTSGGNTVKGGESFTLVSDKPTNGSVTVSAKLVWMEALKVYSPVSAGKTNDNKGFQHMVGTVMHTATVSASANFTSTPKSDETKPATPSDSNKTTGDTTKTAGKTGSTSQPAATAPADGKSLTAALTGDNTNVTQYADWFILGGLGLVAMILIRKKAIQ is encoded by the coding sequence ATGAAAAAATTTTTGACCGCTTTGCTCACGGCGGCACTGGCATTAACCGTCGGTCTGCCGGTTTTCGCCCAGTCGTCGAGCAGCACCTTTGCGATTCAGTACGACAGCAATGACATGCACTACGTGCCGGCGGCGACGGCGAAGCTCGCCAACGCGGACGACAAATTCATTCTCTACTGCATGAATGCAGATCTGCATTGGCCGCACCAGGAAGCGACCATTGCCACGGAAGTGCCGGACTACACCGAAGACGCGAGCTATTTAAAGGCGTCGGACTTCAAGAGCACTGACGATTACAACGCCTTTATGCGTAAGCTCAAGATCATTCTCTACGCCGGCTACCCCTACAACGGTCTGGGGCTGTACACCATTGAAAAAGACGGCCAGATCAGCGAAGCGGAATTCAACAAGCTCCTCGTTGTGCCGGACAGCATCCGCAGCGACTTCAAGGACATTCTCGGCGACACCACATTCAGCTACAGCGACTGGACGTCGAAAAATACGGCGAATCTGAATAAGCTTGTGACTTTTGTCAATACAGTTTCCAGAGCCTATGTCTCCGATCCATCGGCGAAAACCGCCTCGGGCATGACCTATCAGGAAGTGTACGCCTCCAATTTCTTCCAGGCGGCGGAAGCGGTGAAAAACGCGGAAAGCAACAGTCAAACGCCCCTTGAAGAATACTCGTCGACCCACGGCCTCCTCACCGAAGCCAACGCCTACAAGGCGACTCAGTATGCGGTGTGGGAACTCATGAACGAATACGGGGTGGCGAACAACACAACTTTCAAACCTTACGGGAACTACTACCATCCTTTTGCAGATACTTTGTACGACACGGCCAACGGCAGCGATATGCAGATCCTGGACGGCAAACCAGATTCCAGCAAGATCAGCATCTCCGGCAACACGACGATGACTTACGACGCGACTCAGAAGAAATGGATCAGCGGCGATCTCACCGTTAACGAACCGTCTAATTACAATGGCACTTATACCATTTCGGTACCGGACGGCGTGAGTGTCGAAACGACGAGCGGCGGCAATACCGTCAAGGGCGGAGAAAGCTTCACGCTCGTTTCTGATAAGCCGACAAACGGCAGCGTGACTGTTTCGGCGAAGCTGGTCTGGATGGAAGCGCTGAAAGTCTACAGCCCGGTGAGCGCCGGCAAGACCAACGACAACAAAGGCTTCCAGCACATGGTGGGCACGGTGATGCACACCGCCACGGTTTCAGCTTCTGCGAACTTTACAAGCACACCGAAATCGGACGAAACCAAGCCGGCGACCCCGTCTGACAGCAATAAAACCACCGGCGATACGACTAAAACGGCCGGTAAAACCGGCAGCACCAGTCAGCCGGCAGCCACAGCACCGGCTGACGGCAAGAGCCTGACCGCAGCCCTCACCGGCGACAACACCAATGTGACCCAATACGCAGACTGGTTTATCCTCGGCGGCCTCGGTCTCGTCGCGATGATCCTCATCCGCAAAAAAGCGATTCAGTAA
- a CDS encoding Cna B-type domain-containing protein translates to MKKRHYLLKHITLICACFALIFGGGGGVLCAKAAPLGNSSTQAATVYLNGQSGDDSRDGLSKDTAVKTFEQAKKLAAANANIKTIDVTGTVALQGEVTLKGTQAIVKRDPAFNGNLFTVASNVTLSDITIDGGGSAAPSDAGALIKMTSGTLNIKDGTVLQNNRNGDRKSDTFAEGGAVFVRAGANDQAVVNMTGGTISGNSANWGGGLYIGSGTFNMTGGVIENNTAEGQVDFTGFENCGGGVELNGQDREAVMNFSGGTIKNNRSDGNGGGISVGTSFAANHAITLNMTYGVVEGNTAGKAGGGIFVQAGYLNPATWGVANVTGGKIQNNQMNAKKDTPNTAFGGGGIYVNGYAHQYKGTFHDGVLNLKNAVIQNNQAAYAGGGYAACPSSDTHIYVTDGAAFLGNQAKSAKAIYILASSKYGAHSGSPAYTISPSMLGGSPYNWQNDDGTEVALNHLEGTLDANKDESIALSTAKTSDAKAAKRAKVWITGNTSTTRGGGIGTNGTVNIGTEPKTEIAVKVDKKWADAKKAHPDQVTVQLYRAVKGEAPEYVGPETVSADQNWTMSFKNLPTEDPDGNPYTYTVKEKAVDGYTPTISGDQTKGFVITNTPTPKKPATPGNKTTTTPSKTQPATSKSGVKTGDPTQAMAYLILMGAALAVLAGCSVYQARKRND, encoded by the coding sequence ATGAAAAAAAGGCATTATCTGTTGAAACATATCACTTTGATCTGCGCCTGCTTCGCCCTTATTTTCGGGGGGGGGGGGGGGGTACTCTGTGCTAAAGCAGCCCCTCTAGGAAACAGCAGCACACAGGCTGCGACGGTTTATTTAAATGGTCAAAGCGGGGACGACAGCCGGGACGGCTTGTCCAAAGACACGGCAGTCAAAACCTTTGAACAGGCGAAAAAACTAGCGGCAGCCAACGCTAACATCAAGACCATTGACGTAACCGGCACCGTGGCCTTGCAGGGAGAAGTTACTTTAAAAGGGACTCAGGCGATCGTCAAGCGGGACCCGGCCTTTAACGGCAATTTGTTCACCGTGGCGTCAAATGTTACCTTATCGGATATTACGATCGACGGCGGCGGCAGCGCGGCCCCGAGCGATGCCGGCGCGCTGATTAAGATGACCAGCGGCACATTGAATATCAAAGACGGCACGGTGCTCCAGAACAACCGCAATGGTGACAGAAAATCTGATACTTTTGCAGAAGGCGGCGCTGTTTTTGTACGCGCTGGCGCCAATGATCAGGCAGTAGTTAATATGACCGGCGGCACAATCTCCGGCAACTCCGCAAATTGGGGCGGCGGTCTTTACATAGGCAGCGGCACCTTTAATATGACCGGCGGCGTCATTGAAAATAATACTGCCGAAGGTCAGGTTGACTTTACAGGTTTTGAAAACTGCGGTGGCGGGGTCGAATTGAATGGTCAGGACCGTGAAGCGGTGATGAACTTTAGCGGCGGCACCATTAAAAACAACCGTTCAGATGGCAACGGCGGCGGCATTTCCGTTGGGACATCTTTCGCAGCCAATCATGCCATTACGCTTAATATGACCTACGGCGTTGTCGAAGGCAATACCGCAGGCAAAGCCGGCGGCGGCATTTTTGTTCAGGCCGGTTATCTCAATCCGGCAACCTGGGGTGTGGCCAACGTCACCGGTGGAAAAATCCAGAACAACCAGATGAATGCCAAGAAAGATACGCCGAATACGGCTTTCGGCGGCGGCGGTATCTATGTCAACGGTTATGCACACCAATATAAGGGCACTTTCCATGACGGGGTGTTAAACCTGAAAAACGCGGTGATTCAAAATAACCAGGCGGCCTATGCCGGCGGCGGCTACGCGGCCTGCCCGTCTTCAGACACCCATATTTATGTGACGGACGGCGCAGCGTTCTTAGGCAACCAGGCAAAATCCGCCAAGGCCATTTATATTCTGGCGAGCAGCAAGTACGGCGCGCACAGCGGGTCTCCGGCTTACACCATTTCTCCGTCCATGCTCGGCGGCAGCCCTTACAACTGGCAGAACGACGACGGCACCGAAGTGGCGCTGAATCACCTTGAAGGAACGCTGGACGCCAATAAAGACGAAAGCATTGCTTTGAGCACAGCGAAAACAAGCGATGCCAAGGCGGCGAAACGCGCGAAAGTCTGGATCACCGGGAACACCTCGACGACCCGGGGCGGCGGCATCGGGACCAACGGCACCGTGAATATCGGCACCGAACCGAAAACGGAAATTGCCGTGAAAGTCGACAAGAAATGGGCAGACGCGAAGAAAGCCCATCCGGATCAGGTGACGGTGCAGCTCTACCGCGCCGTGAAAGGCGAAGCGCCAGAGTACGTCGGCCCCGAAACTGTGAGCGCCGATCAGAACTGGACCATGAGCTTCAAGAACCTGCCCACTGAAGATCCGGACGGCAATCCCTACACCTACACGGTGAAGGAAAAAGCGGTGGACGGCTACACACCGACCATCAGCGGCGATCAGACCAAAGGCTTTGTGATCACCAACACGCCGACACCAAAGAAACCGGCCACACCAGGCAATAAGACGACGACCACACCGTCAAAAACCCAGCCGGCCACCAGCAAGAGCGGTGTCAAAACCGGCGATCCGACCCAGGCCATGGCTTATCTGATTTTGATGGGCGCAGCTCTGGCCGTGCTCGCAGGATGCTCTGTTTATCAGGCAAGAAAAAGAAATGATTAA
- a CDS encoding type III toxin-antitoxin system ToxN/AbiQ family toxin, with product MSIRFYEVNTDYIDYLSRHEKHLFRNSKPNQRNTRKYVGIVVTVHELNYFIPLSSYKPKHNRMREMVDFLKIRDYAVLNINNMLPVPEGFYTPLNFAKIKDKRYQQLLQAEYRIIKSRQELIRKNAKIVYNRKTDPNDHSALSKRCNNFLLLERLAKSYQAK from the coding sequence ATGTCTATTCGATTTTATGAAGTGAATACAGATTATATTGATTATTTATCACGCCATGAGAAGCATCTATTTCGCAATAGCAAACCCAATCAGCGCAACACAAGAAAATATGTTGGCATTGTAGTTACGGTTCACGAGTTAAATTATTTTATTCCGTTATCGTCATATAAGCCAAAACACAATAGAATGCGCGAAATGGTGGATTTTTTAAAGATTCGCGATTATGCTGTGTTAAATATTAATAATATGTTGCCTGTACCGGAAGGCTTTTATACACCTCTCAATTTTGCAAAAATAAAAGACAAGCGATATCAGCAGCTATTACAGGCAGAATACCGTATTATTAAATCAAGACAGGAATTAATCAGAAAAAATGCAAAAATTGTTTATAATCGTAAAACGGACCCTAATGATCATTCAGCATTATCAAAGCGTTGTAATAATTTTCTGTTATTAGAACGGCTGGCCAAATCATATCAGGCCAAATAA